CGTGAAGGATATTGCCCAGGGGCCGCCGCGTGAACGCCAGGAGTACTTCTATCAGCAACAACTCAAACTGGCACGCGAGTATGATTTGCCCGTGCTGCTGCATGTGCGCCGTTCTCAGGACATTATTTTGAAGTACTTGCGTCGCTACCCGGGCATCGGCGGTATTGCCCATGCGTTCAATGGCAGTGACCAGCAGGCTGACCATTTTGTTGGTCTGGGGTTTGCTTTAGGCTTCGGTGGCGCGATGACGTTTACCCGGGCGCATCAGATTCGTCGGCTGGCCTGCCGCGTTCCCCTGGCCAATATCGTGCTGGAAACCGATGCACCGGATATTCCGCCTGCCTGGTTACAGGAAGATCACCCCCGCAATACACCGGAGCAGATTCCGGCCATCGCCCAGGTGCTGGCGCAATTGCGCCAACAGTCGGTCGATGAGATTGCTCAGGCTACCGCTGCCACGTCTTTACAGGTGCTGCCGCGACTGGCCACGTCCTGATGATTGAATCGGGCCGCGTATATTAGTGGTGTGTATCGCTCGAATGTAGCAATTGTATTTATCAGGCGGACACGCTACTCCCGGGTGTCGTCTCGACTGCGACCATCTGCCACAACGGCGCAGGATGGGCAGTGCCATACTTGACCTGACGGCAAACACGCGATTCTTGTAAGCCCCTCACGTATTGCCCGGTTGATAATTCGGTCGCAACCCCCTTGTTGCGCAGGGCGGGCAGGTGAACAATGACAGCAGCAAGATTGTTGATCTGATCCGGCCTTATGCATGCGTTCGCTACGCCTTCCGTTTTCCATCGTTCATCTCTAGAGCGTATAGCGCGTTGTTCGCCTGCGCGCGGCACATTGCCGGCCGACAGCCCCGATCCGTTTGCGCAGCCCTTGCGCTTACCGGCGTTCATCTGGATAAGCAGTGTCGCGTTGGGCATTGCCATGGTGCAATGGTGCTCCGCGCTGCCTTCGCTCCTTGCGCTGATCCCGGCGTGGCTTGCCTGCCTGTGCATTTGGTGGCTGTCAAAGACGTTAGTGCAGACGTCATTAAACGGATTTCGAGCACCACTACTCTGGCGATTGAAGCGGATGCATACAGCGAACCTGGTAAGGCGGGGCAACGCCGGGTACCACGCTCATAGCGGCATCAATAACTACGCCGCTAGTAATACAGCTA
Above is a window of Advenella kashmirensis WT001 DNA encoding:
- a CDS encoding TatD family hydrolase is translated as MFIDTHCHLDASEFNDDRNAVIARAERAGVRRIVIPAIGRSNFATVRQLAHSFTGGYYALGIHPLFVALAADEDLDILAQKVERSMTDPRFVAIGEIGLDFFVKDIAQGPPRERQEYFYQQQLKLAREYDLPVLLHVRRSQDIILKYLRRYPGIGGIAHAFNGSDQQADHFVGLGFALGFGGAMTFTRAHQIRRLACRVPLANIVLETDAPDIPPAWLQEDHPRNTPEQIPAIAQVLAQLRQQSVDEIAQATAATSLQVLPRLATS